CTCCGGCCCCTCGGACAGGATGCGGTAATACTCGCGCAGTGCCGGCGGTGCCGAGGGGGAGAGATTTCCGTCCATGATTACTACTTCCTTATCTGGGTGCAGGCGGCCCGTCCGATCCGCCACTCACGTTTTCCGGGGTCAGCCTAAGTGTGGCAGCGCAGGGCGGGTCACGAACAGGGATCCGGGAGTATCTCCTTGAGGGAAATGCCGCTCAGCAGGAGGATCTGGCCGGCCCAAGATCCAGCGGTTTCAGCATGGAGGACAGCCCGATCCGCCGGGACTCGGCGCAAAAGTCCAGCGGCCCTTGATATTCGACGTGCAGAACGGCCTTTCCCTCGTCGGCGAAGGGCTTGTACGCCTCGCATTCCCCGTACCGAAAACACTCCTCATTGACGGCAAAATCAAAGTCATCCGCCAGTTCGGGAATCTGGTCGATGTCGTTCTTCAAGCCCACCGATAATCCGCGGGCATGGGCCAGTTCTGCAACGGACCGGTTGTAGGCCACCTGGTCATCCGCCGTCAGCGGGAAGCCCGTCTCATTGACATAGCCGTCAACATTGTCGGGTTCCACGGCGTCGAATCCCTTCGCCGCGCAGGTATCCATTCGTGCTGCCATGATCGGCAGGAGAACGTCCGTCCGGCGGATGTCCAGCCACCGCTCATCCGGCCAGCCGTCCACGATGTTCCCCAGGACCGTTTCCGGGAACTGTTCTGCATCGCCCCGGAAGTCCTCCCAGGAACCAACCGACAAATAGCAGATTGAGTGCCTGCCGTTTTCCTTTAGGGTGTCATTGTCCGTCTGTGTTGCTGTCTCGTAGTCGACGTCATACACGTCGGCGTCCACCGTGAGGTCCAGCGCACCGCTTAGCTGCCACTGCCAGCTGTCTGAGGGAGACGGGGTCCACCGCACAGACACTGGCTCCGCCCGCGCTTCCGGGATGACCTCGGCCGTGACGTCAGGAACGGGTGTGCAGGCGCCCAGTGAGAACGGGAGGAACGCGGCGCAGGCCACCGCGGCAACGCGCGCTTTGTGCCGGAGATGTCTTTTCACGGACTCACCCTCTCAGCGGACAAACGGGCGGAGACGGCGGTGGAGGTTCCCAGCCAAGGGTTGGGCAGGGTCCGGTCGGTGGCAAAGACATACCCTGCGCCGTGACTTCCTGCAGCAAGGCGGACGGCCTCGATCTCACCGGGGCCGCAGCCGTACACCAAATGCCACAGCTGGGACGGCGGTATGCTGCGCGCCCAGTCGGGTGGGCGAAAATCCGCGTAGGCCTCTGCTGTGCCCTCAAAGACAGCGGTGACATCGAACAGATTCAGATGTGCCTGCGAGGGAAACCTGCCGGGGTTGGCGGCCAGGAAGGTGATTCCTGCGGCTCGAGCGGCAGCCGCGTATTGAGCGCACTGCACAAGGCTTTTCGGATGGGAAGGAAGCTCGTCGAGCATGATTCCGTCGAGACGGTACAGCCTTTGCCAAGTCTCAATGTCCCGGGCAACGTCCGCCACCGGCCGGTTTCCGTAATCCACCCGCACGTACCCAAGCAGGCGTATGCACGGCCGCAGTGCCGCCACAGCGTCAGGATAGTACTCGTCGTCGTCGCGCCCCGGCCCGTTGTGGACATTGAGAATGGCAAACGAAACCCTTCCGTGCTGAGCGGCCAACCAACTCCATTCCTGCGGAGCAACAGCCGGATGGACGTACCAGGGAATGGCGGTCCGTGCTTTCTTCACGCGTACGTCCTCGGATCGGACACGCGGCTCAGCAGCACGCCGATCCCGGCTACCAGGAACGCCGCGGCTACGAGTATGCCGGCTGTATTTCCTGCTGCAATCCAGGCCTCCGCGGAAAAGAAAGCGGCACCGGCAAAAACCACTCCGCCGCCAGGCAGCCCAAAGGCGGCCAGCGTGGTGGACGTAGTGGCCAGGGAGCTGAAGGCCGCCGCCACCAGCACGGTGGTGGCAACTCGGGTGTCCTCGACCAGGAAGACGACCACAAGGGTGGATACAGATGCGGAGATGACTACTATCGCTGCGGACATTGTCATGGTGAGCGACCGCGCGTTCCGGGCTGCGTGCCGCAGCAGCGGGGTCCGGTTGGAGGACCAGACGAGTCGCTGCCGCATGAGCACCAGAGCCGGATCCGTGGCTGCCGCGGCGACGACCGTGGCTACGATAAGCGCTGTTCCCTCCCAGTCCGGCAGGCGGGTCAGAGCCAATGACAGAGCCGCGGCAAGAAAGGAGGCCTGGGCGGCCGGCGCGACAGCAGCGCTCCAGCCTCCGTGCCCGAACAAGCGCCGATCGCTGCTGGTTCGCAGGTGCATCACCAGCACAACGGTGACCGACGCCAGCACCAGGACTGCCACGGACACAACAATGGCCGTGGCAGTGCGGTGGTTCAGGATCAGCGCCAGGGCAACAATTGGGACGGCAAGCCCCAGGATCGTTAACAACAACCGGGAGTTGCCGAGGATTACGAGCATGGAGACGACGCAGGAGTACCAGCACCAGGCCATGAGGAGGCCTGCCCAGCCTTGGTCATGGCCGGGAAGGACCGTGGAAACCGCTAAGTAACAGGCCAGGGCCAGGATGACCAGGATGGTTGCACCGGTCCCGCGGGCGACCCCGCGGTTCACCTGCCCAGCACCGGCCTGTGCCCAAACGATGCCCGAGATGGACTGACCGATAATCCAGGCCCCGATTCCTGCGATGAGGACTTCCCGGGTGCTGGCGGCCATCACTGTGGCAGTGAGACCGCCGAGAAAAGCACCCAGGATCAGGACTATGCCTCGCCGGACGGCCTCAAACAGTGCGTCCCGGGACACCCAGGATTCCTGGTTGCCTGCACTCCGGATCACTGTGCGCACCTGGACAAGGGATTGGGCGTAGTCGAACACGTCCCTGGCTCCATGCCACCTGCGGGCGGTGCGGTCGGTGACGCCGGAGGACTCCAGCCTGGCGGTAATCTCGTACACGTCAACCGCGTCGAAACCGGCCTGATCGTTCGAGAACGCCGCCACCGGCCTCCCTGCTCCGGGCACAGCAACACTGTCAGCGCTCATGCCGATACCCTCAGCGCCACTGCGTCCAGCGGTGTTGCGTCATGGAGTGCGGTCATTTTCGTCGGGAACGAGCCGGTCGGCGCCGACGCCAAAATGGCAGCGCCTTGCTTCGGTTTCAGCAGCCTTCCGGTACGGGCGGCCAGGTAGGCCTCCCGGTACCGGGTCAGGCACCGCTCCAACGTGAACTCGGAAAGCGCCCGTCGCCGTGCTGCGGCGCCCATGGCGGCCCGGCGCCTCGGATCGGTCAACAGGGAGACACAGGCATCAGCAAACGCAGCGTGGTCCCGGGCGGCAACCAGCATGCCTGTGGACTCGTGCTCGTCAAGGCATTCTCCTACGCCTCCAACATCGGTGTTGACCGTTGCGCGACCGCACATCATCGCTTCGATCAGGGTGAACGGCAGTCCTTCCGAAATACTCGACAGTGCTACCACGTGACCGGCCTCAATGGCCGGCCGGCTGCCTTTGCTGGGGCCTTCCCAATGAACTGCCTCTGCCACACCGAGAGCCCGCGTCAGGGCAACCAGCAGCTCCTTGTAGGCTGCGTTTTCTTTGGGAGTTGGACCGAAAATGCGCAATTGGGCATTAGGCACCCGTTCACGAACCAGCGCAAAAGCGGATATCAGCGTTTCCAGGTCCTTCAGGGGATCGATCCGGCCCACAAAGCTGATGGTTGGAAGCTCCGGCTCGGAGGTGACGGGCAGGAAAGTCAACGGGTCAACTCCGTTCGGAATGGTGTAGATGCGCTCCGGAAGCGCTCCGAGCCGGCGCTCCCAGCGGGCATTGAACTGGTTCACGGGAAGGACCATGTGTGCGCGCACGTTCACGACTTGGCACAGCCGCCGCAGGAACGCGGTGACCGCGCGTCGCACCGGCCAGGACAAATGAGCGCCGTAGAGCGCCAGGTAGCGCTCACGCAGGTATACCCCGTGCTCAGTCAGCAGGATGGGTGTCCCGTGCCGCCATGACTGCGCCAGCGCAAGCAGGGATGAGGGACCGTTACTGGAGGCATGGACCACATTCACCTTTCCCAGCCGGTGATCGAGGAGGGCAAGGGCACGGTCCACGATGCTGGCAGCCATGACGGCATCCGCGACCGAGATGGGAGGTTCGCCGACGCTGACCAGATGCCGGGTCCATGCAGCAATGATCGCTGCCACGGAGCCACGGGTTGCGAGGGAGCGAGCCAATCCAATCCGGTCACTGATGCCCACGAGGTGCTGCAGGGCGTTGGCGGTCCTCCCCACGGGATCCTGCCGTTCGGATCCCAGCGCGGCGTCCCACAACCGCTCAAGTTCATATTGGGTGGACTCAATCCAGTAGCGGCGCCGGGGGGTGGGGCGAAGCGGAGAAGCGGAGGGTCCCCAGACCGGAATCAGTCGAACCGATCGAACATTGGGGGGCACCGCCCATACGGGTTTTTCGGCTCCGCTGCCCGTGAGCGCGACCACGTCAAAGTCGTGCTCCGGAAGTCCGGTCAGGAGCTGGTCGCACCACGTACTTACGCCGCCTGTGACGACCGGGTAGGTTCCTTCGGTGATAAGGGCTATTTTCATGTGATTGCCCCTTCGGATAGGTACAGGGGCCGAGACTTCAGCGGGTTTCCCTTTTGAAACAAGACCGGCATGCACAGCATTTAAGACTCTCTTACGGATTGGCGATATCTGCTCCTATGGCCAGTGCCTGCGGCGGATATCGATCCCAGTAAATGTCATGCCGGTGCAGCAATCGAGAGTAACGACTACGTGCCGGGTACCCGAGCGCACCCGGAGGTGCCCTCCAGCGAGGAATATTCCGAGGTTTTCCATTGCCTGTGGGCATGACTCTCAAGGCGCTGCACAGAACGCCGGTAACAACCAGGACAAGGGCGGCCCCGGAGTAAAGGCGGCAAGCCCTCAGGCTACGGAATCAGCAGCACCTTGCCGGTGGTCTTCCGCCCCTCGAGGTCCTCCTGGGCCCGGGTGGCTTCAGCGAGCGGATACGTTCCGCCGATGCGCACGTCCAGCGTTCCTTCACGAACCATTTCAAACAGGTCATGGGCACGCCACTGCCGTTCTTCGCGTGTGAGCAGATAGTCGCCAATGGTAGGGCGGGTGAGGTAGAGGGAACCGCCGGAATTCAGCTTCTGGATGTCGAAGGGCGGCACCTGTCCCGAGGCTCCGCCGAACAGGACCAGCATGCCGCGCTTGCGCAGGCTCGCCAGTGAACCCTCGAACGTTGCCTTGCCCACGCCGTCGTACACCACGTCCACACCCACGCCGTCCGTCAGGTGACGGACTTCCTCGGCGAAGCCCTCGTATCCCAGTGCATGGTCGGCACCCGCCGAGCGTGCCAGCTCGCGCTTCTCGTCGGTGGACGCCGTGGTGATGATCCTTGCTCCCTTGGCCTTGAGCAGCTGGATCAGCAGGAGGCCAACGCCTCCGGCGCCCGCATGCGTGAGGACGGTCTGGCCCTCTTCCACCGGAAAGGCGGAGTTGCACAGGTAATGTGCGGTCATGCCCTGCATGGGCAGGGCGGCCGCCGTCTCGTCGCTGACACCGTCAGGGACCGGCAGCGCCTTGTCCGCCTCCAGGATCATGTACTCCGAGTAGGTGCCACCGCCTTCAGCGGTGGCAACCCGCGCCCCTTCCCGAAAGTCCTCAACATCGCGGCCTGTCGCCACTACGGTGCCGGCAGCCTCCACGCCGGGAATGAACGGGTACTCCATGGGATACACGCCGCTGCGCTTGTAGGTGTCGATGAAGTTCACGCCGGCGGCGGCCACGCGCACCAGCAGTTCCTTGGGTCCCGGCTGGGGGAGGTCCACGTCTTCGACACGCAGGATTTCCGGCCCGCCGGGGGCGGGTACCACAATAGCTTTATGCATGGAATGTCTCTTCCGTCACGGCTTCGGTGTTGCTGCCATCGTAGGGCAGCATCGACCCCGGCGCACGGCTTCGGTGTTGCTGCCATCGTAGGGCAGCATCGACCCCGGCGCACGGCTTCGTCTGTTAGGCGCCGGCGTCACGCAGCATCGGGGCATGCGTCATGAATGTATAAATATGAAGGTTCCTGCATAAATCTGCTGTAGGGTAAAACCATGACGATTTCAGTTGCTGTCTCAGGAGCCTCGGGGTACGCCGGCGGCGAGGTCCTGCGCCTGCTGGCCGGGCATCCCTCCGTCACCATTGGCGCCATCACCGCGCACAGCAACGCCGGATCCCGTCTGGGCGAACTCCAGCCGCACCTGCATGCGCTCGCAGACCGTGTCCTGGTGGACACCACCGTGGAGAACCTGGCCGGACACGACGTCGTCTTCCTGGCGCTCCCGCACGGTGCCAGCGCCGCCATTGCGGCTCAGCTCGATCCTTCCGTCCTCGTGATCGACGCCGGTGCAGACCACCGCCTGGAAGATCCGGTGGCGTGGGAGAAGTTCTACGGCTCTCCGCATGCCGGTTCGTGGCCGTACGGGCTGCCGGAACTGCCCGGTCACCGTGACCGGCTCAAGGGCGCCAACCGCATTGCGGTTCCGGGATGCTATCCCACCTCCTCGCTGCTGGCGCTGACCCCGGGCTTCTCTGCCGGGCTGCTGGAGCCCGACGACGTAGTCATCGTTGCTGCTTCCGGAACCTCCGGCGCGGGCAAAGCGGCCAAGCCGCACCTGCTGGGTTCGGAAGTGATGGGCGGTATGAGTCCCTACGGAGTGGGCGGCGGTCACCGCCACACACCGGAGATTGAGCAGGGCCTCTCGGCTGCGGCCGGTGAGAGCGTGGCCGTGTCCTTCACCCCCACGCTGGCACCGATGGCCCGCGGCATTCTCACCACGGCCACGGCGAAGGTCCGACCCGGCGTCACCCCGGAACAGCTTCGGGCAGCCTGGCAGGAAGCGTACGGCCGCGAACACTTTGTCCGGCTGCTGCCCGAGGGCCAGTGGCCGGCCACCAAGATGGTGGTGGGTTCCAACTACGCCGCCCTGCAGCTGGCCTACGACGCGCATACCAACCGGGTGATTGTCACCTGCGTGATCGACAACCTGAACAAAGGCACCGCAGGCGGAGCGGTGCAGTCCATGAACATAGCCCTTGGCCTTGAAGAGACCGCCGGCCTGATGACGCAGGGAGTTGCCCCGTAATGAGCACCACCGAAAACAGTATTGAAGCAGCCAGCACTGTCAACGAAACTGCTGTCACGACCGGCGTCACTGCCCCGGCCGGCTTCCGCGCCGCCGGCATCACCGCCGGACTGAAGCTGTCCGGCGGCCGTGACATGGCCCTCGTGGTCAATGACGGTCCGTCCAAGGCCGCAGCCGCCGTCTTCACCCGCAACCGCGTGGCTGCAGCGCCGGTGCACTGGTCCCGTCAGGTGCTCACGGACGGCCGCGCCGATGCCGTGATCCTCAACTCCGGCGGCGCCAACGCCTGCACCGGACCCCAGGGCTTTCAGAACACGCACGCCACCGCCGAGAAGACGGCCGAGGTCCTGGGCATCTCCGCCTCGGACGTGGTGGTCTGCTCCACCGGGCTTATCGGTGAGCAGCTGCCCATGGAGGAAATCCTCCCCGGTGTGGAGGCCGCCGCTCAGGCATTGGCGGCCGACGGCGGTGCTTCCGCCGCCGAGGCGATCATGACCACCGACACCGTCGCCAAGCAGGCAGTGTTCACCGGCAGCGGCTACACCATCGGCGGCATGGCCAAAGGGGCCGGCATGCTGGCTCCGGGGCTGGCAACCATGCTCGTGGTGCTGACCACCGACGCGCAGCTGCCGGCCGCCGCCCTGGACACGGCGCTGCGCGCAGCCACTGCCGTCACGTTTGACCGCACCGACTCGGACGGCTGCATGTCCACCAATGACACCGTGGTGCTGATGGCTTCCGGCGCTGCCGGCACCGTCCCGGACCAGGCAGAATTCACCGCAGGCCTCACCGAGGTCTGCCATTCTTTGGCCCAGCAGCTGATCACCGATGCCGAGGGCGCCAGCCACGACATCGCCGTGACCACGCTCAACGCCGCCACCGTGGCCGATGCTGAAACCGCTTCCCGCGCCGTCACCCGGTCCAACCTCTTCAAGACCGCCATCTTCGGCAATGACCCCAACTGGGGCCGTGTCCTTTCCGCCGTGGGAACCACCGATGCCGCGTTTGAGCCGGACCGGATCAACGTGACGATCAACGGAGTGCAGGTGTGCCGCAACGGGGGAATCGGAGACTCCCGGGACCTGGTGGATCTGACCGGCCGCAAGGTGACGGTCGAAATTGATCTCAACGCCGGCACGGAAAGCGCCACCATCTGGACCAATGACCTGACCACGGACTACGTCCACGAAAACTCGGCCTACAGCAGCTGATCGGGGACTGACATGAGCACAACAGCAGAAGTTCGGGAACAACTGGCCGCCCAGGACAAGGCCGCCACCCTCATCGAAGCGCTGCCGTGGATCCAGCGGTTTGCCGGCAGCATCATGGTGATCAAGTATGGCGGCAACGCCATGGTCAACGATGACCTGCGCCGTGCCTTCGCCGAGGACATCGTTTTTCTGCACCACGTCGGAGTGCGTCCGGTGGTGGTGCACGGCGGCGGCCCGCAGATCAATTCCCTGCTGGAACGTCTGGGCATCAAGTCCGAATTCAAGGGCGGACTGCGTGTGACCACCCCCGAAGCCATGGACGCCGTCCGCATGGTGCTCACCGGCCAGGTGGGCCGCGAGCTGGTAGGCATGATCAACGCGCACGGCCCGTACGCCGTCGGACTCTCCGGCGAAGACGCCGGGCTGTTGCAGGCAACACGCATCGGAACCGTAATCGACGGCCAGGAAGTGGACCTTGGCCAGGTCGGCGAGGTGACCGGAGTCAATCCCGGCGCCATTGTCGACCTGCTCGAAGCCGGACGCATTCCGGTTATTTCCACGGTGGCTCCCGAGGTCGACGCCGACGGCGGGCTCACCAGTGCGGTATTGAACGTGAACGCGGATACTGCTGCCGCCGCCCTGGCCGTGGCACTTGGTGCCTCACGTCTGGTGGTGCTGACCGATGTTGAGGGACTGTACTCGAATTGGCCGGACAAGACCTCCCTGATTTCCGCGCTGACCGCGGGGGAGCTGCGCGACATGCTGCCCTCCCTGGAAGCCGGCATGATTCCGAAGATGCAGGCCTGCCTCACGGCGGTTGACGGCGGGGTGGACCGGGCAGCCGTAGTGGACGGCCGGATGGCCCATTCCATGCTGCTGGAGGTTTTCACCACCGCCGGCATTGGCACCCAGGTTGTTCCGGAGGAGCAGGCATGAGCGACGTTTCCCAGATCCAGACAGAGATCCAGACGAACCCCAGCTCCGCGGAAACCGTCCTCGACGGCCTCACGGGGTCATCGCAGGACTGGCTGCAGCGTTACGGCTCCTCGCTGATGGGCGTCTTCGGCACCCCGCAGCGGGTTCTCGTCCGCGGCAGCGGGTGCACCGTCTGGGACGCCGACGGCAAGCCCTATCTGGACCTGCTCGGCGGCATTGCCGTCAACGCACTCGGCCATGCCCATCCGTTCCTGACCTCGGTGATCAGCAGCCAGCTCGCCACGCTGGGCCATGTCTCCAACTTCTTCACCAGCCCGACACAGGTGGCTCTGGCGGAAAAGCTGCTCCAGCTTTCCGGGGCCCCCGTTGGTTCCAAGGTCTTCTTCGCAAACTCCGGCACCGAAGCCAACGAGGCGGCGTTCAAGCTGGCCCGGCGCAATACCGGAACGGCGGCCGACGGCAACCCGCAGCGCACCCGCATCATCGCGCTGGAGGGCGCATTCCACGGCCGGACCCTCGGGGCGCTGGCCCTGACGGCCAAGAAGGCTTACCGGGCGCCGTTCGAACCGCTGCCCGGGGGAGTGGAGCACATTGCCTTCGGCGACGTCGAGGCCCTGCGCACTGCAGTGGATGACACCGTGGCCGCCGTCTTCGTCGAGCCCATCCAGGGCGAAGCCGGTGTGGTTCCGCTGCCCGCCGGATATCTGCAGGCAGCCCGCGACATCACTTCAGCTGCAGGCGCCCTGCTGATCGTGGACGAAGTCCAGACCGGCATCGGCCGCACCGGAGCGTGGTTTGCCTCCGAAGGGGTTCTGCCGGACGCCATGACCCTGGCCAAGGGTCTGGGCGGCGGTTTCCCCGTCGGCGCACTGATCACCTTCGGCGAAAGCGTGTCCTCGCTGCTGACCGCCGGCCAGCACGGCACCACCTTTGGCGGCAACCCCGTGGCCACCGCCGCCTCGCTGGCTACGCTGCACGTGATTGAATCCACCGGGCTGCTGGAACAGGTACAACAGACCGGCGAGCACCTGCGGACGGCGGTGGCAACCGTTCCCGGCGTCACCCAAGTCCGGGGGGCGGGCCTGCTCATCGGCTTCGATCTGGCCGACGAGATTGCACCGGCCGCCGTGACAGCTGCCCTGGAGGCCGGATTCATCATTAACGCCACCGGGCCGCGAACCCTGCGTCTGGCGCCGCCGCTGATCCTGACCGCGGCACAGGCCGACTCCTTTGTTGATGCACTGCCGGGAATCCTGGCCGCCGCCCGTGCCGCCCAGGACACTTCAGCCGCCGTCACCGGACCAGCATCCACCGGACCAGCTACAACTAACGGACAGGCTGCAACTAACGGGCAAGCCCCTGCCCCCGCAACAACCGAAGGAAAATCATGACCCGCCATTTCCTGGTCGACACCGACCTCACCCAGGCCGAGCAGACCGAGGTGCTGGACCTGGCTGACCTGTTGAAGAAGGACCGCTACAAGTACCAGCCCTATGCCGGCGAATCCACCGGCCGGCAGACGGTCGCCGTGATCTTCGACAAGACCTCCACCCGCACCCGGGTTTCCTTTGCTGCGGGCATATCCGACCTGGGCGGTGTTCCGCTCATCATCGGTGCCGGGGAGTCCCAGCTCGGGCACAAGGAAAGCGTCACGGACACCACCAAGGTGCTGGAACGCATGGTCTCCACCATTGTCTGGCGCACCTACGCGCAGTCCGGCCTCGAAGAAATGGCTGCGGCTTCGCGGGTTCCGGTAATCAACGCGCTCTCGGATGACTACCACCCGTGCCAGCTGCTGGCTGACCTCATGACCATCCGTGAGCACAAGGGCACCCTCGCCGGCCTCACCCTGACTTATCTGGGGGACTGCGCCAACAACATGGCCAACTCCTACCTGCTGGCATGCGTCACTGCGGGAATGCATGTCCGGGTCGCCGGTCCGATCGGCTACCTGCCGGATCCGCTGATTGTCGACGCCGCTGCCGCCCGTGCCGAAGAAACCGGCGGATCGGTGATGATCACCACCGATCCCGCCGAAGCACTGGCCGGAGCCGACGTCGTCGCCACCGACACCTGGGTCTCCATGGGCCAGGAGGACGAAAAGGCGGCCCGTTCCGAGCTGTTCCGCAGCTTCGCCGTGGACGCCGCAGCGATGGCGCAGGCAGCGGACGACGCCGTCGTCCTGCACTGCCTGCCCGCCTACCGCGGCTACGAAATCTCTGCCGACGTCATCGACGGCCCGCAGTCGCTGGTCTGGGATGAAGCAGAGAACCGCCTGCACGCGCAGAAAGCGCTCATGGTGTGGCTGATGGCGCGCTCGGGCCTGACCGGAGTTCCGGAGGGACAGGCAGTTTCCGGGGGTGCAGCATGAGCATGCCGGCAACCAAGACTGCACGCCAGGCCCGCATCCGCACGCTGCTGACCAGCCGGTCGGTCCGGTCCCAGGCGGAGCTCGCTGCGCTGCTCGCGGACGACGGCGTCCAGGTCACCCAGGCCACGCTGTCCCGGGACCTGGTGGAGCTGGGCGCGGTGCGGATGCGCGGCAAGGAGGGGGTGCTGGTATACGCGGTGCCTTCCGAGGGAGGACAGCGGGCACCGCAGTCGGGGGTTTCAGCGGAAGTCCTGGATGCCCGCCTGGCCCGATTGTGCGGGGAACTGCTGGTCACGGCGGAGGCCTCGGGCAACATTGTGGTGCTGCGGACTCCTCCGGGCGCCGCGAACTTCCTGGCCCTGGCCATCGACCATTCAGTGTTGCCGTCCATTCTGGGCACCATTGCCGGTGACGATACGGTGGTAATGGTCACCCGCGAGCCCGACGGCGGCGCCGACGTGGCGGCGCGCTTCCTGCGAATCGCGGACGAGGCCACCGCCAACGGGCAGGCCCCGGACAGCCGCATCCTGTGACGCCGGTTTCGGCAGGCACCGGACCCAACAACTTTCATCTACTTTCATCGACAGGCAGCCGTCTACGGCTGCGCACAACGCAAGAGGAGCATATTTCGTGAGCGAACGCATTGTACTGGCCTACTCCGGTGGCCTTGATACTTCGGTGGCTATCGGCTGGATCGCCGAAGCAACCGGTGCTGAGGTTATCGCCGTGGCCGTGGACGTCGGACAGGGCGGCGAATCCCTGGAAACCATCCGCCAGCGCGCCCTGGCCTGCGGCGCCGTCGAAGCCTACGTTGCAGATGCCCGGGACGAATTCGCCTCCGAGTACTGCATGCCGGCGCTGAAGGCCAACGGCCTGTACATGGATTCCTACCCGCTGGTCTCCGCCCTGTCGCGTCCGGTCATCGTGAAGCACCTTGTCGCTGCCGCCCGTGAGTTCGGCGCCACCACCGTGTCCCACGGCTGCACCGGCAAGGGCAACGACCAGGTCCGCTTTGAAGTCGGCATCCAGACCCTGGGCCCGGACCTGAAGTGCATCGCCCCGGTCCGCGACCTGGCCCTGACCCGTGACAAGGCCATCGCCTTTGCCGAGGAAAAGAACCTGCCGATCGTCACCACCAAGAAGAACCCGTTCTCCATCGACGCCAACGTGTGGGGACGCGCCGTGGAGACCGGCTTCCTGGAAGACATCTGGAACGGTCCCACCCCGGACGTGTACGAGTACACCTCCGATCCCGCTGCCGGCCTTCCCGCCGACGAAGTGGTCATCACCTTCAAGGAAGGCGTTCCGGTGGCGATCGACGGCAAGCCCGTCACGCCGCTGCAGGCCATCGAGGAAATGAACCGCCGCGCCGGCGCCCAGGGCATCGGCCGCATCGACATTGTCGAAGACCGCCTTGTCGGTATCAAGAGCCGCGAAATCTACGAAGCCCCCGGCGCCATGGCCCTGATGGCCGCCCACCGCGAGCTCGAAAACGTCACGGTGGAGCGCGAGCAGGCCCGGTTCAAGAAGACCGTTGGCCAGCGCTGGACCGAGCTGGTCTACGACGGCCAGTGGTTCTCCCCGCTGAAGAAGTCCCTGGGCGCCTTTGTCGAGGACACCCAGAAGTACGTCTCCGGCGACATCCGCATGAACATGCAGGGCGGCCGTGCAGTGGTGACCGGACGCCGTTCCGACTCCTCGCTGTATGACTTCAACCTGGCCACCTACGACACCGGTGACAGCTTTGACCAGTCCATGGCCCGC
This genomic interval from Arthrobacter sunyaminii contains the following:
- a CDS encoding arginine repressor, encoding MSMPATKTARQARIRTLLTSRSVRSQAELAALLADDGVQVTQATLSRDLVELGAVRMRGKEGVLVYAVPSEGGQRAPQSGVSAEVLDARLARLCGELLVTAEASGNIVVLRTPPGAANFLALAIDHSVLPSILGTIAGDDTVVMVTREPDGGADVAARFLRIADEATANGQAPDSRIL
- a CDS encoding acetylornithine transaminase, which produces MSDVSQIQTEIQTNPSSAETVLDGLTGSSQDWLQRYGSSLMGVFGTPQRVLVRGSGCTVWDADGKPYLDLLGGIAVNALGHAHPFLTSVISSQLATLGHVSNFFTSPTQVALAEKLLQLSGAPVGSKVFFANSGTEANEAAFKLARRNTGTAADGNPQRTRIIALEGAFHGRTLGALALTAKKAYRAPFEPLPGGVEHIAFGDVEALRTAVDDTVAAVFVEPIQGEAGVVPLPAGYLQAARDITSAAGALLIVDEVQTGIGRTGAWFASEGVLPDAMTLAKGLGGGFPVGALITFGESVSSLLTAGQHGTTFGGNPVATAASLATLHVIESTGLLEQVQQTGEHLRTAVATVPGVTQVRGAGLLIGFDLADEIAPAAVTAALEAGFIINATGPRTLRLAPPLILTAAQADSFVDALPGILAAARAAQDTSAAVTGPASTGPATTNGQAATNGQAPAPATTEGKS
- a CDS encoding argininosuccinate synthase: MSERIVLAYSGGLDTSVAIGWIAEATGAEVIAVAVDVGQGGESLETIRQRALACGAVEAYVADARDEFASEYCMPALKANGLYMDSYPLVSALSRPVIVKHLVAAAREFGATTVSHGCTGKGNDQVRFEVGIQTLGPDLKCIAPVRDLALTRDKAIAFAEEKNLPIVTTKKNPFSIDANVWGRAVETGFLEDIWNGPTPDVYEYTSDPAAGLPADEVVITFKEGVPVAIDGKPVTPLQAIEEMNRRAGAQGIGRIDIVEDRLVGIKSREIYEAPGAMALMAAHRELENVTVEREQARFKKTVGQRWTELVYDGQWFSPLKKSLGAFVEDTQKYVSGDIRMNMQGGRAVVTGRRSDSSLYDFNLATYDTGDSFDQSMARGFIELFGMSSKVASGRDQRLAEGK
- the argF gene encoding ornithine carbamoyltransferase translates to MTRHFLVDTDLTQAEQTEVLDLADLLKKDRYKYQPYAGESTGRQTVAVIFDKTSTRTRVSFAAGISDLGGVPLIIGAGESQLGHKESVTDTTKVLERMVSTIVWRTYAQSGLEEMAAASRVPVINALSDDYHPCQLLADLMTIREHKGTLAGLTLTYLGDCANNMANSYLLACVTAGMHVRVAGPIGYLPDPLIVDAAAARAEETGGSVMITTDPAEALAGADVVATDTWVSMGQEDEKAARSELFRSFAVDAAAMAQAADDAVVLHCLPAYRGYEISADVIDGPQSLVWDEAENRLHAQKALMVWLMARSGLTGVPEGQAVSGGAA
- the argB gene encoding acetylglutamate kinase is translated as MSTTAEVREQLAAQDKAATLIEALPWIQRFAGSIMVIKYGGNAMVNDDLRRAFAEDIVFLHHVGVRPVVVHGGGPQINSLLERLGIKSEFKGGLRVTTPEAMDAVRMVLTGQVGRELVGMINAHGPYAVGLSGEDAGLLQATRIGTVIDGQEVDLGQVGEVTGVNPGAIVDLLEAGRIPVISTVAPEVDADGGLTSAVLNVNADTAAAALAVALGASRLVVLTDVEGLYSNWPDKTSLISALTAGELRDMLPSLEAGMIPKMQACLTAVDGGVDRAAVVDGRMAHSMLLEVFTTAGIGTQVVPEEQA